One Ostrea edulis chromosome 6, xbOstEdul1.1, whole genome shotgun sequence genomic window, ACAGAACAGTATTCTACCTCTTGAAGTATACAGCATGTTATTCTACCTCTTGAGGTGCACAAAGAATAGAGTACGGTATTCCACCTCTTGAGGTACACAATGAATACAGAACAGTATTCTACCTCTTGAGGTATACAGCGAATACAGTATGTTATTCTACATCTTGAGGTGCACAAAGAATAGAGCACGGTATTCCACCTCTTAAGGTACACTAAGAATACAGAACAGTATTCTACCTCTCGAGGTACACAACGAATGCAGTACAATATTCTACCTCTTGAGGTACACAAAGAATACAGTTCAGTGTTCTACCTCTTGAGGTATACAGCAAATACAGCACAGTATTTCATCTCTTGAGGTACACAATGAATACAGAACAGCATTCTACCTCTTGAAGTACACAAAGAATACAGTTCAGTGTTCCACCTCTTGGGGGTATAAGCAGAATACAATATCCCATCTTTTGTAGTACATAGAATATATTCCAACTTGAGAAGTACATGCAGAGcataatgtacatataatatagcAGTCATGTTAAATGCATGTAAATTGTCTGCTCTATACAATAACATGTAAATGCAGTGTATTAAGCTCACCACATTCTACATATATCATACACAAGTCAATATTACTGATAACTATTATTCTGTTGATTCATAAATTCATTCTGGAAAATTGTGTAAAAGCATGCACACACGTTCTAATTAAAGTTTCAGTAAGTTCCTTCTGGTACAGTACAAGCCAGCTGTGTAATAAGGAAATGGTGCAGCCAGTAATACAATTACGTGATGTACCATGTTCATTTAAACTACTAGAATaagatacacattttcttttttaaaaaaaccaataaTACTTATCAAGCAAACTTGTTGTAAATAGGTCAAGGTGTATGTTAATGAATGAAATTATCCCCAACCTAAAGTGTTGTAAACAGACAAAATGTTGCTGTTGTAAACAGGTGCATGCtgctaaataaaattattcccAATCTAACGAGTTGTAAACAGGTGCATGCTGCTGAATAAAATTATTCCCAACCTGACGTGTTGTAAACAGGTGCATGCTGCTGAATAAAATTATCCCCAACCTGACGTGTTGTAAACAGGTGCATGCTGCTGAATAAAATTATCCCCAACCTGACGTGTTGTAAACAGGTGCATGCTGCTGAATAAAATTATCCCCAACCTGACGCGTGATGCTGAATAAAATCATCCTCAATCTATACTTACAGCTGTCATTGTAGCTACTTTTATTGCCACTTGTTCCTGATACAGTCTCATGTACTCGAATGGAATGCTAATCAGTAACATGACAAGGGTCAAGAACCCCATCACCTTCTTAAAGGTCACCTGATGAAGATATGCACGAATGGAATTCTTCTGAGATTTCTTCTTGGGTTTATTTTCCTTTTGTTTTTCCATCCTCCAGAAAAAATATCCACAGTACCTGGTTATAATGATGAATGCTAACAATGCAGCACATACAACCTGAATGACTCGAGCTATTATTGAAGTTACTCCCTTCggaatgaatagacaaataatGTCTATGATCCATAGTTTCATGACTTCATAATCATTCAATATGGAAGTCCACATTTCTGGCATAACTGATGAAGGCTTCTCTGGTTCTAGTTTGTCAGATGtccataatttatttattatgttAGACCAGTGTGTATTTTCTTCTATTTGCTCCGTGTTCTGTTGAACTTGGactgaaatacatataaaataaaacagttttaatttgttattaagaattttgtttaaaaatttctACTTACTaggaataattttaaaattttaaaacccaAACCTTGCATATTATTGTATTGTGGTTCACAGGGTGGCTCACtacatcaaaacttaaatacattaattttatgacactatgtcacaagatggcaatttaaatgttttgtgcttatattgattgatttgttgGTATATCTACATAGCTCAGTAGATATGGTATCGAAGTACTGACCCACAAATCCCAAGTTCAAATCCGTATTTGTGTTAttatataaattgaaatgagtatttgaaaatcattctttttttcctccaaaatttcatatttttttgcctttttgatatatgtacatatcatcatatctttcagGATTAAATCATTTCATGTTGATATTAGAAACATTTTCAAGaagtagtgagctaccttaagtaaTTTTCCGTGAGTTATCCTACGTATTTCTGTGTAAAATTATTGTATCCTTGTGGTTTTTGTGAagaatattatttataaattatttccctatatatatatatatatatatatatatatattcctgcCATGGTGAAACATACTTGAATCAACAATACATAATGATgcttgaatattttgaaatttgacactGTACCTCTAAGCCAAAAaaatatgttggtttccactttcacctCAAAATTTTTAAGGGTTGGTAggtagtttttgttgttgttgatttcataggttgaataattttctaatgatttagtattctactatgcataaaataaagtgattatttagtaatcaaataaaatttatatggtgaattaatacatttcttcactttactgtaaacaaaaactgtttctgtgttttggaattTGTCTAGTATTCgtgcataataaataatttgataaacaagtcaataaatatactctTGTTTTAGTGATGATgtttgcaaaatctgtgagaatggaaaaaaatgtgttagggtcggcagaaatttttagggtaggtaggtaaagtggaaaccaacaaatatttttttttggccttatgGTTTTTGGGAAGACAATGTAAAACCATTAAACCTGTACTGAAGCTCCACCCTGACACCTGGGGAAATGATGACATCAAGCTAGAATTAACACTGCATAAGGATGCCTGCATAAACTGAGCCCTTGTGGTTTTTcagaaaaagttttaaaacaaatttattacatattaaggggtgagatcaaaagttcaatgtctgacaaaaaactcaATTCAAAgggttttcaccaagaccccccataaaactaaatatgatgaatgctTAATCTAATCGATTAACGAGTaaaaacatacatttatattaaaataacattCTTTACACCTTTTCTATTTTtcattcacaaatgaaagtgtacatcaaactattaaatattcatttaaatgtaaaattattatgtggtttttaacagtcacttgtatgtttttctttttccacttaAGTGTAATCGAAGTCAGAggacagaaacttacgggagttTTTACTCCCCCTCTACATAAACTGATATTTGTGTAATAGAGGACTATTTTAAGAAACCCTTAAAGAAGTCATTATAAACTActcctaactatttgaatttagatttttatccatCGATCGTTTGATCTCGTCCCTATACTGGCCGAGCTAAAAAAATTCTCAGGTGAGCATGTAGTCACTGTCATGTCAGTCCGTCCTTCAAAGCTCATTTCTCCTAAACTTTTCTTCAGgaattgatcacaaatgttccttgagATAAGGACTTGTGGACCAAGGTATCTCAAGGTCAATTTGGAAAGGTTAAGGTCATTCAGAACatataaaagttccttatttcaacagtttttgcacaggtattgatcatatatcacaggAAAGGGCATAGGAGACGGCATTTTAAGTTTAAGAACTTGTACCCAATCCTTTTGTCTTTAAAGTATcttgacaataaaatatgttcaattcaattatCACAAAAAATAAGTAACGGACATATGGCTTTCAGAAAAAGTTCATTCAAGGTCATTATGgaagatcaaggtcactcagaacatataccttatatgaggaaaaagttccttatttcaacagtttttgaacaagaattgatcatatatcacacaaataagtaataagCAAAATTTATCTCTTACAGACAAATATCATGAGTAATCATTGTTACTGTACGAAACTCAGAAAATAAAGCAGACGGATCCGCAGAGGTGACCACTCTAAAATCTGTCAGCCCTGTTAAAGACCAGCAAGCCCACAGAATCGACACATTTAATAAATCATATATGCTTTTTCACTTAAGTTGCAATATAAAAGTCAACACACAGTAATACTGATTTATTCAGCCTAAATGTGGTTGATCTCATAACACATATCAACAAACATTGCTGCCATAATCTCTGTTTGAGCACACTGTAGTCATCTAAACATTGAAACAACTTGACAATGTGTGACTAAGGCTAAATTTCACATTCAGTACTCTAAAACACTTAACGATTAATAATGGATTTGACCGATAACTGAAAGTTCTTTAATGATGACGATAATAATAATCATACATAATCTACGGTATACCGCAGTATTTGTCTACAATCACTTATTCATTGTCAATTTTAACATATTGTGCCTCTAAAATACCTCCCAGTTGAAGAACTGATGTTTTTCACGTGATGTCTATGTATAGATTCAGCAATATCTGATAATCATGTTGACAGCGCAGAGTTACTTGCCGTAAAACTCGTTTATTTGATAATAACTTATTTACTTATTATTAAAACTTGTTGTGATTTAAATTCTGTATGATTTTCtacaaaatacaaacaaacaagtgtcTTATTACCCTTGTTTAAGTTTCAGCACAACACGAGAAATTGTGAAACGCTTTCGTATATTaagagtgcgttcgagatcacCATTCCTGTTGTTCTCGTGCTCCATTCTTAGAGTCGCAAAGGACAAGAACATATGTGCTCGTCTTTCAACCATACTACCAACAGAGGTGGTGCGAGTTCTTGCAACTCGAACCCATTCTTGGGTTGCGTACTTGGTGTTCGGGATCgacaggaatttgtactcgtGCGAAAAACggcgatctcgaacgcactccaaGACGCTCAACCCTCTGACGATTTAAGTCTCCTCACAGAAGACTGAAAACTGTTTCAGACCTGGAATTTCGCAAATATGTAGTCTATGTAACATAAAGTTCATATTCTGACATAAATATGATTGCGTTCTTTGAGGATTTAAAAGCGCTTGGTTCCTGAAAAGTATACGATACTACCAGAAACAAataggttgggaacacttccccaacagcgagatattctcgcaaaaacgtgattatccctctctaacAAGAGAAAATATACCTCGTAccaccgagaaaaacacccgtagagtgcatctcttcgtgtttcacgtgaaaagaagaaaaattggTTAAATGTCTGATAATTATGCAAATacattaatcaaaacaaaaacactcacggtgtgcattggatttcagactgcttccctcttacacAGCAACTTTATTATGCAATTTCTTGAGTGTTTTTTAGAGTCAATTCATGTCATGTTGACAGTggttgagtgtgtgtcgcacatattcagcattgcacggaatttgtcattattttaaataaagacaccaaaaacacctgtttatggtaatgtttactttctcgctaaagaAGGATAATCGCGTTTTCGCGAAaagatctcgctataggggaagtgttcccaacctgacAAATGCTGTTGTTATTCTTCTGCTTTGAGAGGAGACTGCGATTTTAACATATCTAAATAAATTGACAATATAAATCGAACATCTACTTACAGTATTTCCAAACAAGATACACCATAAATATTAGTAAACCGACAACATTGACTAAAAATACTAGTTTCACACTTGCTTTTGGCGCCATCTTTTTTGGTTCGCCGAAATGAAGTAAGTTGTACGAAATCGTTTCGAAGAATTATGATAGGCACCTGGGTAAATCGTAACCTGGTCTTTTCGGTTCTAAGTCAAATCTGTATATGGTTAAATTTGCACCGGCAATAGTCAATATTCGGCACTTGGGGTGGCTAATTCAGTATCTTCGACGGTAAATTCGATACCTTGTTGGTCAAATCGGCACTTACCGCAGTTTTTGCGCTATTTCGTGTGTTTTAGGCCTATAGCCTAGGCCATGAGCTGGATATGTGATAATCATATCTCCCCACACCTTTGAGGAATTTTCTACAGTTTTTTAAGCCTATCATGTCCCTAACACAGTACAACTTGCTGGTACTTTGGCAAGTGGAGCTTAAAGAGTTATGACGCAAGACATCCAAGTACACGTCGTGacgaataaaaacaaatcatcatttctgaaaatcAGACAAAGATGCATTAATTATTTCACTTGTACATATTTACTTTCAGAAATAAATCTAAGTAGGTTGATTTCctatattaatattttcttaatattACGTTGTTGACAATATATGATCAAAACTATAACGGACATTTCATAGTTCACACATCAGTTCAAATGCCAGAGTATCCACCCATCACTGTTGGATCATCATCACTctttaaatatttatctattaacGTGTATATCATCAAACAGGTATATTATTCACAATTACGGTCATCTCTATGTCTGACAGAATATCAACTTCGACTTTCCCCTCATCATTATCACTATCGTCTTCACTGTCACATCATCTCCAGGACTCCTACAATGTCCACCATGCTGCCCCTTTCACTCGAGTCACGTTGATCTTCAACAGCTCGACTTCTGgaattttcacaaacaaaatcAACCAACTGCTGAGGGAAGATGTCACCTTTATACCATCTGTATTTGGTATTGCCGGCCTCATTAACATTCCACCCATGTTTTGGTGGACTAGGAATGTCGGGATAATTATCACGTGCCTTGTTCCATTTTACTAATAGTTAGCTCTGGCAATATGCATCATAAGAGAATCGTTACATAGTGACAGTAAGCTGAAATCTATTCCATCATAGCTGGTGAGTATATTGCTTCTAACTTTGTCTGATATCGTTCATGAAGAATATATCATATCACAGTCTCttcctggaaaaaaaaaagaaattcctTACTGGATTACCTCATCTATTGTACCATCGCCACTACAGAGACAAAATTCATTCTCCACAGGCAAAATATAATTGTTGAGCAACAAGTCTTGGAGCATACTGATCTTTCTCCCACTCTTCAGACAGCAGTTTATTAAGCTGtcatttgacataaaatatttccTGCAGTATCTTGTCATTGTCTAACATACATACCCCAACATATCGTTTGTCTTCAGGTGTTCCAGTTTCTGCTGATGCTGCCTGTCACCTTTTGAAAGCTTCTCTTCTTGACACGAGATTTATGGCATCATTCATACGGAAGCGGTTTGTAGTAAAGACTGTTAAATTCCATGGTCCTCTCAAGAAGCTTCAGTTGAAAACATTTCGTTCCAACAAGGCATTCAAGAGCAAATTATGTGGAAGCAACATTGGCTATGGCAAATAGACATCTTC contains:
- the LOC125683123 gene encoding uncharacterized protein LOC125683123 — protein: MAPKASVKLVFLVNVVGLLIFMVYLVWKYFQVQQNTEQIEENTHWSNIINKLWTSDKLEPEKPSSVMPEMWTSILNDYEVMKLWIIDIICLFIPKGVTSIIARVIQVVCAALLAFIIITRYCGYFFWRMEKQKENKPKKKSQKNSIRAYLHQVTFKKVMGFLTLVMLLISIPFEYMRLYQEQVAIKVATMTAGAPKECVPQKMNFLESVKYYINWELSWIHDPCEKYHKALLVDPLWEISPLLVLWSALVRGILHPIELLFSSTGKCFKLFFSEIPAQWQPLMFILIVFVFVVVMMMTYNYRISLPFLLKIEPKTPVIQKTISMVKQSATKEEKTRNNLCTPKK